One window of Pyxicephalus adspersus chromosome 4, UCB_Pads_2.0, whole genome shotgun sequence genomic DNA carries:
- the PLEK gene encoding pleckstrin has translation MEREPQKIKEGYLVKKVMFNKWKPFWVILLEDGIEYYKKKTDTSPKGMIPLKGTVIVNHCQDFNKRLLVFKLTTSKQQDHYFQASYPEERDAWVKDLKKASKCIQEGQRFARKSTRRSIRLPDKINLSELYMSMKNPDHGIREIKLEKDKKVFNHCFTGTCVIDWLESNKSVRNRQEGLLLASALLNEGHLQPAGDVSKNAAEGLAETTFLDTIEALYYFSDSGFFCEENSSDDDAIPKEEFRGIVVKQGCLLKQGHRRKNWKVRKFVLREDPAYLHYYDPASDDSEPLGSIHLRGCVVTAVESMSDAKKQEVDGNLFEIITASEIHYYLQAASAEERKEWIKAIQTVSKIGK, from the exons GTGATGTTTAACAAATGGAAACCCTTCTGGGTGATATTGTTGGAAGATGGGATTGAATACTATAAGAAAAAAACTGATACCAGTCCAAAGGGAATGATTCCACTGAAAGGAACTGTCATCGTTAACCACTGTCAGGATTTTAACAAAAGACTG CTTGTCTTTAAGCTGACCACCTCTAAACAGCAGGATCACTATTTCCAAGCCTCCTATCCTGAAGAACGTGATGCTTGGGTGAAAGATCTTAAAAAGGCTTCAAAATGTATTCAAGAAGGACAAAGGTTTGCTAGAAAATCCACAAGACGATCCATCAGATTACCAGACAAAATCAATTTAAG tGAGTTATACATGTCCATGAAGAATCCAGATCACGGAATTAGAGAGATAAAGCTAGAGAAAGACAAAAAGGTCTTCAATCATTGCTTTACAG GCACTTGTGTAATCGACTGGTTAGAATCAAACAAATCAGTCAGAAACCGCCAAGAAGGACTCCTCTTGGCTTCTGCCCTACTTAATGAAGGTCACCTTCAGCCTGCTGGAGACGTGTCCAAAAATGCTGCCGAAGGCTTGGCAGAAACAACTTTTCTGGATACTATTGAAGCATTATATTACTTT TCAGACAGCGGATTTTTCTGTGAAGAAAATTCTAGTGATGATGATGCAATTCCCAAAGAAGAATTTCGAGGTATAGTTGTCAAGCAAGGATGTTTACTGAAACAG GGACACAGAAGGAAAAATTGGAAAGTGAGGAAGTTTGTGCTCAGAGAAGATCCTGCATACCTGCACTACTACGATCCAGCTTCG gATGACAGTGAGCCCTTGGGATCCATTCACTTAAGGGGCTGTGTAGTGACCGCAGTGGAGAGTATGTCTGATG caaaaaaacaagaagttGATGGAAACCTTTTTGAGATCATCACAGCTTCTGAAATACATTATTACCTGCAGGCTGCATCAGCAGAAGAGCGCAAAGAGTGGATTAAAGCTATTCAAACTGTCTCCAAAATTGGAAAATAG